A genomic region of Haliotis asinina isolate JCU_RB_2024 chromosome 1, JCU_Hal_asi_v2, whole genome shotgun sequence contains the following coding sequences:
- the LOC137282680 gene encoding uncharacterized protein: MNSYSQALDLVIRFPLNFDIWAPPRQRPTGRYMTILEPLSELPTPPTSLANHLSIPVLCDAPHFVDINLDDDDTPTQSPVRLFLSRVSGFLRRVFRVKVDA; this comes from the exons ATGAACTCCTACAGCCAAG CCCTTGACCTTGTGATCCGGTTCCCTTTGAACTTTGACATCTGGGCCCCTCCTCGCCAA CGTCCTACTGGGAGATACATGACCATCCTTGAACCTCTGTCTGAGCTGCCCACACCTCCCACCTCCCTAGCCAACCATCTCTCTATCCCTGTCCTCTGTGATGCCCCTCACTTCGTTGACATCAACCTTGATGATGACGACACCCCGACCCAGTCCCCAGTTCGACTCTTCCTGTCACGTGTGTCTGGATTCTTGAGGAGAGTGTTCCGTGTCAAggtggacgcttag
- the LOC137282670 gene encoding uncharacterized protein: MNSYSQALDLVIRFPLNFDIWAPPRQRPTGRYMTILEPLSELPTPSTSFPAPLSTLILRDAPHFVDINLDDDDTPTQSPVRVFLSRVSGFLRRVFRVKMDA; encoded by the exons ATGAACTCCTACAGCCAAG CCCTTGACCTCGTGATCCGGTTCCCTTTGAACTTTGACATCTGGGCCCCTCCTCGCCAA CGTCCTACAGGGAGGTACATGACCATCCTTGAACCCCTGTCGGAGCTGCCCACCCCTTCCACCTCTTTCCCTGCCCCTCTCTCTACCCTTATCCTCCGTGATGCCCCCCACTTCGTTGACATCAACCTTGATGATGACGACACCCCGACCCAGTCCCCCGTTCGAGTCTTCCTTTCACGTGTGTCTGGATTCTTGAGGAGAGTGTTTCgtgtcaagatggacgcttag
- the LOC137282649 gene encoding uncharacterized protein → MNSYSQALDLVIRFPLNFDIWAPPRQRPTGRYMTILEPLSELPTPSTSLPAPLSTPILRDAPHFVDINLDDDDTPTQSPVRVFLSRVSGFLRRVFRVKMDA, encoded by the exons ATGAACTCCTACAGCCAAG CCCTTGACCTCGTGATCCGGTTCCCTTTGAACTTTGACATCTGGGCCCCTCCTCGCCAA CGTCCTACTGGGAGGTACATGACCATCCTTGAACCCCTGTCGGAGCTGCCCACCCCTTCCACCTCTCTCCCTGCCCCTCTCTCTACCCCTATCCTCCGTGATGCCCCCCACTTCGTTGACATCAACCTTGATGATGACGACACCCCGACCCAGTCCCCCGTTCGAGTCTTCCTTTCACGTGTGTCTGGATTCTTGAGGAGAGTGTTTCgtgtcaagatggacgcttag